One Falco peregrinus isolate bFalPer1 chromosome 6, bFalPer1.pri, whole genome shotgun sequence DNA segment encodes these proteins:
- the RERG gene encoding ras-related and estrogen-regulated growth inhibitor isoform X1 has translation MAKSAEVKLAIFGRAGVGKSALVVRFLTKRFIWEYDPTLESTYRHQATIDDEVVSMEILDTAGQQEDAIQKEGHVRWGEGFVLVYDITDRGSFEEVLPLKNLLDEVKKPKNVTLILVGNKADLDHSRQVSTEEGEKLATELACAFYECSACTGEGNIMEAFYELCREVRRRKMVQGKTRRRSSTTHVKQAINKMLTKISS, from the exons CTCTCGTCGTACGCTTCCTGACCAAACGGTTCATCTGGGAGTATGATCCAACGTTAG AGTCTACATATCGTCACCAAGCTACCATTGATGATGAAGTGGTTTCCATGGAGATACTAGATACAGCTGGTCAG CAGGAGGATGCTATACAGAAAGAAGGACACGTGCGATGGGGTGAAGGCTTTGTTCTGGTTTACGACATCACGGACAGAGGCAGCTTTGAAGAAGTGCTGCCACTTAAGAACTTGTTGGAtgaagttaaaaaacccaaaaatgtcACCCTGATCCTAGTGGGGAACAAAGCAGACTTGGATCACTCCAGGCAGGTCAGCACAGAGGAAGGTGAAAAGCTGGCCACAGAACTGGCATGTGCTTTTTACGAGTGCTCTGCTTGCACAGGAGAAGGCAACATTATGGAGGCCTTCTATGAGCTCTGTCGTGAGGTACGGCGTCGAAAGATGGTCCAGGGCAAGACTCGGAGACGAAGCTCCACCACCCATGTCAAGCAGGCAATTAATAAGATGCTGACCAAAATCAGCAGCTAA
- the RERG gene encoding ras-related and estrogen-regulated growth inhibitor isoform X2 produces MAKSAEVKLAIFGRAGVGKSALVVRFLTKRFIWEYDPTLESTYRHQATIDDEVVSMEILDTAGQEDAIQKEGHVRWGEGFVLVYDITDRGSFEEVLPLKNLLDEVKKPKNVTLILVGNKADLDHSRQVSTEEGEKLATELACAFYECSACTGEGNIMEAFYELCREVRRRKMVQGKTRRRSSTTHVKQAINKMLTKISS; encoded by the exons CTCTCGTCGTACGCTTCCTGACCAAACGGTTCATCTGGGAGTATGATCCAACGTTAG AGTCTACATATCGTCACCAAGCTACCATTGATGATGAAGTGGTTTCCATGGAGATACTAGATACAGCTGGTCAG GAGGATGCTATACAGAAAGAAGGACACGTGCGATGGGGTGAAGGCTTTGTTCTGGTTTACGACATCACGGACAGAGGCAGCTTTGAAGAAGTGCTGCCACTTAAGAACTTGTTGGAtgaagttaaaaaacccaaaaatgtcACCCTGATCCTAGTGGGGAACAAAGCAGACTTGGATCACTCCAGGCAGGTCAGCACAGAGGAAGGTGAAAAGCTGGCCACAGAACTGGCATGTGCTTTTTACGAGTGCTCTGCTTGCACAGGAGAAGGCAACATTATGGAGGCCTTCTATGAGCTCTGTCGTGAGGTACGGCGTCGAAAGATGGTCCAGGGCAAGACTCGGAGACGAAGCTCCACCACCCATGTCAAGCAGGCAATTAATAAGATGCTGACCAAAATCAGCAGCTAA